A single region of the Amphiprion ocellaris isolate individual 3 ecotype Okinawa chromosome 4, ASM2253959v1, whole genome shotgun sequence genome encodes:
- the LOC111587472 gene encoding uncharacterized protein LOC111587472 isoform X2 encodes MSLQEHSGGLTEAAALLSNILATSETIRTLSNATTGGQQSHAASGTNTVESQLTTLFPSRGRIGAPQPSVGPLRTSVPRYQAQQSFSTWTSSTRRRRVRAHQHDDFNKDVILLPNPSWGIVCQQDTKVWLHKHGHILSAFEFQKVWDHQTVIQHIRGGFDSVKD; translated from the exons ATGTCACTTCAGGAGCACTCGGGTGGTCTAACAGAAGCTGCAGCGTTACTTAGCAACATTTTAGCAACGTCGGAGACAATTCGAACATTGTCTAATGCAACAACAGGCGGGCAACAGTCTCACGCTGCCTCAGGGACCAACACAGTGGAGAGTCAACTCACTACACTGTTCCCATCTCGCGGCCGCATCGGCGCGCCGCAGCCGTCTGTTGGCCCTTTACGGACCTCCGTGCCGCGTTATCAAGCTCAGCAGAGCTTCAGCACATGGACATCGAGCACACGGAGAAGAAG AGTCCGTGCACATCAGCATGACGATTTCAACAAAGATGTAATACTACTCCCAAATCCGTCATGGGGAATTGTGTgccaacaagacacaaaagttTGGCTGCACAAACATGGACATATCCTCAGTGCCTTTGAGTTCCAGAAGGTCTGGGACCACCAGACTGTCATACAACACATCAGGGGTGGATTTG attccgTGAAGGACTGA
- the LOC111587472 gene encoding uncharacterized protein LOC111587472 isoform X1 yields MSLQEHSGGLTEAAALLSNILATSETIRTLSNATTGGQQSHAASGTNTVESQLTTLFPSRGRIGAPQPSVGPLRTSVPRYQAQQSFSTWTSSTRRRRVRAHQHDDFNKDVILLPNPSWGIVCQQDTKVWLHKHGHILSAFEFQKVWDHQTVIQHIRGGFGECIPEDDRFREGLRTLGVLEKIQKHPDSFRPLFCYEPSTLTADQLDDLVAIRLSPEGSNKRVVEDVVIPCLLNSCQINIMQTKKM; encoded by the exons ATGTCACTTCAGGAGCACTCGGGTGGTCTAACAGAAGCTGCAGCGTTACTTAGCAACATTTTAGCAACGTCGGAGACAATTCGAACATTGTCTAATGCAACAACAGGCGGGCAACAGTCTCACGCTGCCTCAGGGACCAACACAGTGGAGAGTCAACTCACTACACTGTTCCCATCTCGCGGCCGCATCGGCGCGCCGCAGCCGTCTGTTGGCCCTTTACGGACCTCCGTGCCGCGTTATCAAGCTCAGCAGAGCTTCAGCACATGGACATCGAGCACACGGAGAAGAAG AGTCCGTGCACATCAGCATGACGATTTCAACAAAGATGTAATACTACTCCCAAATCCGTCATGGGGAATTGTGTgccaacaagacacaaaagttTGGCTGCACAAACATGGACATATCCTCAGTGCCTTTGAGTTCCAGAAGGTCTGGGACCACCAGACTGTCATACAACACATCAGGGGTGGATTTGGTGAGTGTATTCCAGAAGACGACAG attccgTGAAGGACTGAGAACTCTAGGGGTTCTGGAGAAAATCCAAAAACATCCAGACAGCTTTCGCCCCCTGTTCTGCTATGAGCCAAGCACGCTGACTGCTGACCAGCTGGATGATCTTGTCGCCATTCGTCTGTCACCAGAAGGGAGCAACAAGAGAGTTGTAGAGGACGTGGTGATTCCCTGCCTGCTGAATTCTTGCCAAATAAACataatgcagacaaaaaagatGTAG